Proteins from one Armatimonadota bacterium genomic window:
- a CDS encoding CoB--CoM heterodisulfide reductase iron-sulfur subunit B family protein: MRYAYYPGCSLHSTARDYNLSTLAVCKQLGIELVEIPDWNCCGATSAHALNRDLSIALPLRNLAIAETMGLDVIAPCAACFNRMKSSNVAVNENPELLARMSDLIGMPYSGKIKVLPLLAVINEIGTETIREHVKRPLENLKVAPYYGCLLVRPPETTEFDDPEDPQSLDNLITALGAEVVNWPYKTECCGAGLSISKTEVVLKLTHDILSMAKRAGANCLATACPLCQSNLDLRQSDVEKAYGEKYGLPAFYFTQLMGIAFGLPGASLGLDKLMVSPEQVLTTGVRG; this comes from the coding sequence ATGAGATATGCGTATTACCCGGGCTGTTCGCTGCATTCGACTGCAAGAGATTATAATCTCTCGACCCTAGCTGTATGCAAGCAGCTCGGAATAGAGTTAGTAGAAATACCAGATTGGAACTGTTGTGGTGCAACTTCGGCACATGCCCTAAACCGCGATTTAAGCATTGCACTACCCCTTCGCAACTTAGCAATCGCCGAGACAATGGGCCTCGATGTAATTGCACCATGTGCAGCATGTTTCAACCGAATGAAATCCTCAAACGTCGCAGTCAACGAAAATCCAGAGCTCCTAGCACGAATGAGCGACTTAATCGGGATGCCATACTCGGGCAAAATAAAAGTCCTTCCACTTTTGGCTGTCATTAACGAAATCGGCACCGAAACCATCCGCGAACACGTAAAGCGTCCGTTGGAGAATCTAAAGGTTGCACCATACTATGGTTGTCTTTTAGTTAGGCCGCCAGAAACGACGGAATTTGATGACCCAGAAGACCCACAGTCGCTCGACAATCTAATTACTGCCCTGGGAGCTGAAGTGGTAAATTGGCCCTATAAGACAGAGTGTTGTGGCGCAGGCCTTTCGATCTCAAAGACTGAGGTTGTCTTGAAGCTAACGCATGATATCCTCTCAATGGCAAAGCGCGCAGGGGCAAATTGTCTGGCGACAGCATGCCCTCTCTGCCAGTCGAACCTAGACCTTCGGCAGTCTGACGTGGAGAAAGCATATGGCGAGAAATACGGGCTTCCTGCGTTCTACTTCACGCAGTTAATGGGGATAGCATTCGGGCTTCCTGGTGCATCGCTCGGCTTAGACAAGTTAATGGTTAGCCCCGAGCAAGTTCTGACCACCGGTGTGAGAGGTTAA
- a CDS encoding CoB--CoM heterodisulfide reductase iron-sulfur subunit A family protein, producing the protein MARVGVFVCWCGSNIAKTVDVEKVAEAASKMHSVVYATHYKYMCSEPGQNLIKEAIKEHRLDKVVVASCSPRLHEPTFQRCISEAGLNPYMLEMANIREQCSWVHDDKEAATKKAIDLTAMAVAKAARNEPLFEQKIPITKHALVIGGGVAGIQAALDIADAGHKVTLVERTPSIGGRMAQYDKTFPTLDCAACILTPKMVDCASHPNIRILTYSEIEEVSGFVGNFEVKIRKRARSVDMTKCTGCGICYEKCPVKLPSEFDEGLGQRRAIYVPFPQAVPNVPVIDREKCRWFTEGKCRACEKLCPSGAIAYDQQDEIITEKFGAIVVATGFKLWDHSAYGNYGYGKYPDVISSLQFERLINASGPTEGKLVRPSDHKAPEKVVFLSCVGSRDDEHGYPYCSKVCCMYNAKHALLLKEKYPNAQAYVFYMDIRANGKGYEEFVRRAIEKYGATYIRGRVSRIFETGDGKLIVRGADTLLGKPVEIEADLVVLAAAMEPQLDAKELARKLGISTDEYNWFSEAHPKLRPVEVLTSGIFLAGACQYPKDIPDSVAQASGAASKVIGLFSKDYLLSEPTVAEVNEDTCVGCLICKEVCPFNAIEPKTIYDKQGNPLKVVASVNEGLCHGCGTCVAACRSASLQLRGFKDNQLLAEVDALAYIEE; encoded by the coding sequence ATGGCACGAGTAGGAGTTTTCGTCTGCTGGTGTGGATCAAACATAGCTAAGACAGTAGATGTGGAGAAGGTAGCCGAAGCAGCGTCGAAGATGCACTCGGTTGTCTACGCCACACATTACAAATATATGTGCTCAGAACCAGGCCAAAACCTAATCAAAGAAGCAATCAAGGAGCACAGGCTTGATAAAGTTGTTGTCGCATCATGTTCGCCACGGCTTCACGAGCCAACATTTCAGCGGTGTATAAGCGAGGCAGGGTTAAACCCATATATGCTAGAAATGGCGAACATCCGCGAGCAATGCTCATGGGTGCACGACGACAAGGAGGCCGCTACTAAAAAAGCGATTGACCTTACAGCCATGGCTGTAGCGAAGGCGGCGAGAAACGAACCGCTCTTCGAGCAAAAAATTCCAATCACAAAGCACGCCCTCGTTATCGGTGGAGGAGTAGCAGGCATTCAAGCGGCGCTTGACATTGCTGATGCCGGGCACAAGGTTACGCTCGTTGAGCGGACGCCGAGCATAGGCGGTCGTATGGCGCAGTACGACAAGACGTTCCCTACGCTCGACTGCGCCGCTTGCATACTGACGCCCAAAATGGTTGACTGTGCATCCCATCCAAATATCAGAATCCTTACTTACTCGGAAATCGAAGAGGTCTCAGGCTTTGTCGGCAATTTTGAAGTTAAAATCCGAAAAAGAGCACGAAGCGTAGACATGACAAAATGCACTGGATGCGGCATCTGCTACGAAAAGTGTCCAGTTAAGCTTCCCTCTGAGTTCGACGAAGGGCTCGGACAGAGACGAGCGATATACGTCCCATTCCCGCAGGCAGTGCCGAATGTACCGGTCATTGACCGCGAGAAGTGCCGCTGGTTTACCGAGGGTAAGTGCAGGGCATGCGAGAAGCTCTGCCCTTCCGGCGCCATCGCCTATGACCAACAAGATGAAATAATTACCGAGAAATTTGGCGCAATCGTAGTTGCTACCGGCTTCAAACTATGGGACCACTCTGCCTACGGAAACTACGGCTATGGGAAGTACCCGGATGTCATTTCAAGCCTTCAATTTGAACGGTTGATTAACGCATCAGGCCCGACAGAAGGCAAGCTAGTTAGGCCGTCTGACCACAAAGCACCAGAAAAAGTAGTTTTTCTTTCCTGCGTTGGTTCGCGCGACGATGAGCACGGTTACCCATACTGCTCAAAAGTCTGTTGCATGTACAACGCAAAGCATGCTCTCCTTCTGAAAGAAAAGTATCCCAACGCCCAAGCATACGTTTTCTACATGGATATCCGCGCTAATGGCAAAGGATACGAAGAGTTTGTTCGTCGAGCAATCGAAAAATATGGAGCAACCTATATTCGGGGCCGCGTTTCAAGAATATTTGAAACTGGCGACGGAAAGCTAATCGTCCGCGGGGCAGACACACTGCTTGGCAAGCCAGTTGAAATTGAAGCCGACCTCGTAGTTCTTGCTGCGGCAATGGAGCCGCAGTTAGATGCAAAAGAACTTGCACGAAAACTTGGCATCTCAACTGACGAGTACAACTGGTTCAGCGAGGCACATCCAAAGCTTCGCCCCGTCGAAGTCTTGACATCCGGTATATTCTTGGCGGGCGCATGCCAGTACCCTAAGGACATCCCAGACTCCGTAGCACAAGCCTCAGGAGCCGCCTCGAAAGTAATAGGGCTTTTCTCAAAGGATTACCTCCTGTCAGAGCCAACAGTGGCCGAAGTTAACGAGGACACATGCGTAGGCTGCCTAATTTGCAAGGAAGTCTGCCCATTTAATGCCATCGAACCCAAGACAATCTACGATAAACAGGGCAACCCGCTAAAGGTCGTCGCTTCTGTAAACGAAGGCCTTTGCCACGGATGCGGGACGTGTGTGGCAGCTTGCCGGTCGGCATCGCTCCAGCTGAGAGGATTCAAGGACAACCAGTTACTAGCAGAGGTAGACGCTCTAGCATATATAGAAGAGTAA